The Streptomyces albofaciens JCM 4342 genome has a segment encoding these proteins:
- a CDS encoding spheroidene monooxygenase → MIVSVHFADIGLRTARDVLRSRPRPAALPGLRHAQTALTGDIAAGLPRLRPGRAALIASWDDDAALDRFLADHPLAGHFASGCHVRLEPLGVRGSWSGMPVEVAPDVRPADDDEQVVVLTLGETRLRRLGPFLRANSRAAGQAAADPAMTFSAALARPPRFVSTFSVWRSLREMTAYAYGAGRPEHRDTVAAHRVRPFHHEAAFVRFRPYAARGTLGGRALCEAAVPDVTTP, encoded by the coding sequence GTGATCGTTTCCGTGCATTTCGCCGACATCGGCCTCCGCACCGCCCGCGATGTCCTGCGCTCCCGTCCACGCCCCGCCGCCCTCCCCGGCCTGCGGCACGCACAGACCGCGCTGACCGGCGACATCGCGGCCGGGCTGCCGCGGCTGCGCCCGGGGCGCGCCGCGCTGATCGCCTCGTGGGACGACGACGCCGCCCTGGACCGCTTCCTGGCGGACCACCCGCTGGCCGGGCACTTCGCCTCCGGATGCCATGTGCGCCTGGAACCGCTCGGGGTACGGGGTTCCTGGTCCGGCATGCCCGTCGAGGTCGCGCCCGACGTCCGGCCGGCGGACGACGACGAGCAGGTCGTGGTGCTCACCCTGGGCGAGACCCGGCTCCGCCGTCTGGGGCCGTTCCTGCGCGCCAACTCCCGGGCGGCCGGGCAGGCCGCCGCCGACCCGGCCATGACCTTCTCGGCCGCGCTGGCCCGGCCGCCGCGCTTCGTCTCCACGTTCTCCGTGTGGCGCAGTCTGCGCGAGATGACGGCGTATGCCTACGGTGCCGGGCGTCCGGAGCACCGGGACACGGTCGCGGCGCACCGGGTCCGGCCGTTCCACCACGAGGCGGCGTTCGTCCGCTTCCGCCCGTACGCGGCGCGCGGGACGCTCGGCGGCCGGGCCCTGTGCGAGGCGGCAGTCCCGGACGTGACCACGCCATAG
- a CDS encoding DeoR/GlpR family DNA-binding transcription regulator — MADTGATPDASAPATGADRSAKGGGKAVRTAAPEGKLSPKDRRKRIADRVLAEGQVSIEDLVQELGVSQMTVHRDLDSLEHQGWLRKVRGGATAAPNALFESNARWRGNEQVAAKEAICAAALAIAEPGQAVIIDDSSTALPLARSLASRGAYTVITNSLQVINELAEEPDIRVIALGGEYHAAFNAFLGMSTADIARSFRADVAFLSTSAVDNGHCYHQAQENVLVKRALMAAARRRVLLVDHSKFGRQALYELAPLADFDLVISDERLPQEERDALQSLGVRYELAAEGAHRT; from the coding sequence TTGGCCGACACCGGAGCAACTCCAGACGCCTCCGCACCGGCCACGGGAGCGGACCGGTCCGCGAAGGGCGGCGGCAAGGCCGTCCGGACCGCGGCTCCCGAGGGGAAGCTGAGCCCCAAGGACCGGCGCAAACGGATCGCGGACCGGGTGCTGGCCGAGGGGCAGGTCAGCATCGAGGACCTGGTCCAGGAGCTGGGCGTCAGCCAGATGACGGTCCACCGCGACCTGGACTCGCTGGAGCACCAGGGCTGGCTGCGCAAGGTGCGCGGCGGGGCGACCGCCGCGCCCAACGCCCTGTTCGAGTCCAACGCACGCTGGCGCGGCAACGAGCAGGTGGCGGCGAAGGAGGCGATCTGCGCGGCGGCGCTGGCGATCGCCGAACCCGGCCAGGCCGTGATCATCGACGATTCCAGTACGGCGCTGCCACTGGCCCGTTCGCTCGCCTCGCGCGGTGCGTACACGGTCATCACCAACTCGCTCCAAGTGATCAATGAGCTGGCCGAGGAGCCGGACATCCGGGTGATCGCGCTGGGCGGCGAGTACCACGCGGCCTTCAACGCCTTCCTCGGCATGTCCACGGCCGACATCGCCCGCAGCTTCCGCGCCGATGTGGCGTTCCTGTCCACCTCCGCCGTCGACAACGGTCACTGCTACCACCAGGCGCAGGAAAACGTCCTGGTCAAGCGGGCGTTGATGGCGGCGGCGCGGCGCCGGGTGCTGCTGGTGGACCACTCCAAGTTCGGCCGCCAGGCGCTGTACGAGCTGGCGCCGCTGGCCGATTTCGACCTCGTCATCTCGGACGAACGGCTTCCGCAGGAAGAGCGGGACGCGCTGCAATCCCTGGGAGTGCGGTACGAGTTGGCCGCGGAGGGAGCACACCGGACATGA
- a CDS encoding RidA family protein gives MSEGRAPGRFERVNPPELSPPTGFSHAVRAAPGTIVFLAGQTALDGAGRIVGDGVVEQFERALGNLLTAAEAAGAGPGDLAKLTVFAVDVADYRANAAAIGQVWKRLVGGDYPAMAVIGATRLWDEAALVEIEGFAVVRQPRPGR, from the coding sequence ATGAGCGAGGGACGGGCACCGGGCCGTTTCGAGCGGGTGAATCCGCCCGAGCTGTCGCCGCCGACCGGCTTCAGCCACGCCGTACGGGCCGCGCCCGGGACGATCGTGTTCCTGGCCGGGCAGACCGCGCTGGACGGGGCGGGCCGCATCGTCGGTGACGGCGTGGTCGAGCAGTTCGAACGCGCGCTGGGCAATCTGCTGACCGCCGCGGAGGCCGCCGGCGCGGGGCCCGGCGACCTGGCCAAGCTGACGGTCTTCGCCGTGGACGTGGCCGACTACCGCGCCAACGCGGCGGCCATCGGGCAGGTGTGGAAGCGGCTGGTCGGCGGCGACTACCCGGCGATGGCGGTGATCGGCGCGACGCGGCTGTGGGACGAGGCGGCGCTGGTGGAGATCGAGGGCTTCGCGGTCGTACGGCAGCCGCGCCCGGGACGGTAG
- a CDS encoding arylamine N-acetyltransferase family protein produces MSDTVWGGDQLDLDAYLARIGYEGERAPTEAALRELHARHAATFGFENLEIVLGRPVPLDLKSLQEKMVGRRRGGYCYEQNLLYAAALDRLGFQVSGLGARIRMGESKIRPVTHALLKVRLDGEDWITDVGFGGEALLAPLPLRDGIEVRQGGWTFGLVREEAGGTGSTGGAGGADGTHGTDAACGTWVLRSRHEDGWFDLYAFGQEARYPADYGIFNYYISTHPRSPFTGRLVVQRPGPDLRRTLIGTELTLTRPDWSRVVRQVPAGELPAVLESDFDLVLDERDAAELVALHREQPVA; encoded by the coding sequence ATGAGCGACACCGTCTGGGGCGGGGACCAGCTGGACCTCGACGCCTACCTCGCACGCATCGGCTACGAGGGCGAGCGCGCGCCGACCGAGGCCGCCCTGCGGGAACTGCACGCTCGTCACGCGGCCACCTTCGGCTTCGAGAACCTGGAGATCGTCCTCGGACGGCCGGTCCCGCTGGACCTGAAGTCCCTCCAGGAGAAGATGGTCGGCCGCCGCCGCGGCGGCTACTGCTACGAGCAGAACCTGCTGTACGCCGCCGCCCTGGACCGGCTCGGCTTCCAGGTATCCGGCCTGGGTGCCCGCATCCGCATGGGCGAGTCCAAGATCCGGCCGGTCACCCACGCGCTGCTCAAGGTGCGGCTGGACGGCGAGGACTGGATCACCGACGTCGGCTTCGGCGGCGAGGCGCTGCTGGCGCCGCTCCCGCTGCGCGACGGCATCGAGGTCCGGCAGGGCGGCTGGACGTTCGGCCTGGTGCGGGAAGAGGCGGGCGGTACGGGGAGTACGGGCGGTGCGGGAGGCGCGGACGGAACGCACGGTACGGACGCGGCCTGCGGTACCTGGGTGCTGCGGTCACGGCACGAGGACGGCTGGTTCGACCTGTACGCCTTCGGCCAGGAAGCGCGCTACCCGGCCGACTACGGCATCTTCAATTACTACATCTCCACCCACCCGCGCTCGCCGTTCACCGGCCGGCTGGTCGTCCAGCGGCCCGGTCCCGACCTGCGGCGCACCCTGATCGGTACGGAGCTGACGCTGACCCGCCCCGACTGGTCACGGGTGGTGCGCCAGGTCCCGGCCGGGGAACTGCCGGCCGTACTGGAGTCGGACTTCGACCTCGTACTGGACGAGCGGGACGCGGCCGAACTGGTGGCCCTGCACCGGGAACAGCCGGTGGCGTAG
- a CDS encoding ABC transporter permease — MGTGTGRSPVGTGRRPTGVGRVGRLALGDFRDRVRRPAYAATLLGAVLLGYLAVPQPSSHWVILQIGDFRGTYNSAYVGVATALAAALWLPLAGFYVVRNALARDERSGVGRLLAATPLRTTGYFAGKLLSNVLVLASMLGVLAVTAVVMQLARGESYRIDPVALLMPFVLVALPLMVVTGAAALLFESLPVLRGGVGNVVWFFVWMALVLGGQRPGAPLGGIGVHGAVTSMTDDLAAQHSHVTGEFSLGFTYLEQPLRTFVWHGFTPEQGFVLGRAGLVLAAMVLALLPALWFGRFDPARGGARGATAGQRVQGAVSGTAPGTVPGAVQEPPPAPGPTTAPGLTAAPAPTPASAHRPLPSLSLAAPTPPGATYHRLLLGELRILLQGVAWWWWTGAALISIVGLCVPTSGAARVVLPLAWIWPVLIWSRLGAQRHEHGVQALLGSYPAARHRALAEWSAGFVLTAATGAVPLLRLAMAGDWHGVASWAGGALFIPSLALALGSLSRTHRLFQALYLPLWYCVFNGLPLLDYMGATRPEGQPAALSPLLVAGLAALLLAGVVAAAGPPRRAPAVS; from the coding sequence GTGGGTACCGGCACCGGCAGATCGCCGGTAGGCACCGGCAGGCGTCCGACGGGCGTCGGCAGGGTCGGCCGGCTGGCGCTCGGGGATTTCCGCGACCGGGTGCGCCGCCCCGCGTACGCCGCGACGCTGCTGGGCGCCGTCCTCCTGGGCTACCTCGCCGTTCCGCAGCCCTCCTCGCACTGGGTCATCCTCCAGATCGGCGATTTCCGGGGGACGTACAACAGCGCGTACGTCGGGGTCGCGACCGCCCTCGCCGCGGCGCTGTGGCTGCCGCTGGCCGGGTTCTACGTCGTACGCAACGCGCTGGCCAGGGACGAGCGTTCGGGCGTGGGGCGGCTGCTCGCGGCCACCCCGCTGCGGACCACGGGCTACTTCGCGGGCAAGCTGCTGAGCAACGTGCTGGTGCTGGCCTCGATGCTGGGCGTGCTGGCGGTCACCGCGGTGGTCATGCAACTGGCGCGCGGCGAGTCGTACCGCATCGATCCGGTGGCGCTGCTGATGCCGTTCGTGCTGGTCGCGCTGCCGCTGATGGTCGTCACCGGGGCCGCGGCGCTGCTGTTCGAGTCGCTGCCGGTGCTGCGCGGCGGGGTGGGGAACGTCGTCTGGTTCTTCGTGTGGATGGCACTGGTCCTGGGCGGTCAGCGGCCGGGCGCGCCGCTGGGCGGCATCGGTGTGCACGGCGCGGTGACCTCCATGACGGACGATCTCGCCGCTCAACACTCGCACGTAACAGGGGAGTTCAGTCTCGGCTTCACCTACCTGGAGCAGCCGCTGCGCACGTTCGTGTGGCACGGCTTCACTCCGGAGCAGGGCTTCGTGCTGGGCCGGGCGGGTCTCGTCCTCGCCGCCATGGTGCTGGCCCTGCTGCCCGCCCTCTGGTTCGGCCGCTTCGATCCGGCGCGCGGGGGAGCGCGCGGCGCGACGGCCGGCCAGAGGGTGCAGGGGGCGGTCTCGGGGACGGCCCCAGGCACGGTCCCGGGGGCCGTCCAGGAGCCGCCCCCGGCCCCCGGCCCTACCACGGCCCCCGGCCTCACCGCGGCCCCGGCCCCGACGCCGGCCTCTGCCCATCGGCCCCTCCCATCCCTGAGCCTCGCCGCTCCCACACCCCCCGGCGCCACCTACCACCGCCTTCTCCTGGGCGAACTCCGCATCCTTCTCCAAGGCGTCGCCTGGTGGTGGTGGACCGGTGCCGCCCTGATCTCCATCGTGGGCCTGTGCGTGCCCACGTCGGGTGCGGCCCGGGTGGTCCTGCCGCTGGCCTGGATCTGGCCCGTACTGATCTGGTCCCGGCTCGGCGCCCAGCGCCACGAGCACGGTGTGCAGGCCCTGCTCGGCAGCTACCCGGCAGCCCGGCACCGTGCGCTGGCCGAATGGTCCGCGGGCTTCGTCCTCACCGCGGCGACCGGGGCCGTACCACTGCTGCGGCTGGCGATGGCGGGGGACTGGCACGGCGTCGCCTCCTGGGCGGGCGGCGCGCTCTTCATTCCATCGCTGGCCCTGGCGCTGGGCTCGCTCTCCCGCACCCACCGCCTCTTCCAGGCCCTGTACCTGCCGCTCTGGTACTGCGTCTTCAACGGCCTGCCGCTGCTCGACTACATGGGCGCGACCCGGCCCGAAGGCCAGCCCGCCGCCCTCTCCCCCCTGCTCGTCGCCGGACTCGCCGCTCTGCTGCTGGCCGGAGTGGTGGCAGCGGCGGGCCCTCCGCGCCGAGCCCCGGCCGTCTCGTAG
- a CDS encoding ATP-binding cassette domain-containing protein: MTTLELLGVSKVYRGGKQAVDGLTLRMGPGLLGLLGPNGAGKSSLMRIAATLTRPTTGQLRYDGEDAVRRPGPLRAALGYLPQDFGVYPNLTAREFLAYLAAAKGVPAARARTRIGELLELLNLTEAARRPLGAYSGGMLRRVGIAQALLADPKVIIVDEPTAGLDPEERARLRNLLAELAMERIVLLSTHIVSDIESVAGDIAVVAGGRLLCRGTPEELLAGVAGQVWEVLVGTREVAAVQARHVVSRMVRTPEGVRVRLLSPARPYEGAVQRTPDLEDAYLATVGAGGVR, from the coding sequence ATGACCACCCTCGAACTCCTCGGCGTCAGCAAGGTCTACCGCGGCGGCAAGCAGGCCGTGGACGGCCTGACCCTCCGCATGGGGCCCGGGCTGCTGGGCCTGCTCGGCCCCAACGGCGCCGGCAAGTCCTCCTTGATGCGCATCGCCGCCACCCTCACCCGGCCCACCACCGGACAGCTCCGCTACGACGGCGAGGACGCGGTCCGGCGCCCCGGGCCGCTGCGCGCCGCCCTGGGCTACCTCCCGCAGGACTTCGGCGTCTACCCGAACCTGACGGCCCGCGAGTTCCTGGCCTACCTGGCCGCCGCCAAGGGCGTACCCGCGGCCCGGGCCCGTACCCGCATCGGCGAACTGCTGGAACTGCTCAACCTGACGGAGGCGGCCCGCCGTCCGCTGGGCGCGTACTCGGGCGGCATGCTGCGCCGCGTCGGCATCGCGCAGGCCCTGCTCGCCGACCCCAAGGTGATCATCGTGGACGAGCCGACCGCGGGGCTGGACCCCGAGGAGCGGGCCCGCCTGCGCAACCTGCTCGCCGAACTGGCCATGGAGCGCATCGTGCTGCTCTCCACCCACATCGTCTCCGACATCGAGTCGGTCGCCGGGGACATCGCGGTCGTCGCGGGCGGCCGGCTGCTGTGCCGCGGCACGCCGGAGGAACTGCTCGCCGGGGTGGCCGGGCAGGTATGGGAGGTGCTGGTGGGCACGCGGGAGGTGGCGGCGGTACAGGCGCGGCACGTCGTCAGCCGGATGGTCCGGACCCCCGAAGGGGTACGGGTACGCCTGTTGTCACCGGCGCGGCCGTACGAGGGAGCGGTGCAGCGCACGCCCGATCTGGAGGACGCGTACCTGGCGACGGTCGGTGCGGGAGGCGTCCGATGA
- a CDS encoding sensor histidine kinase translates to MTRPRLAWSAAGALCLLLPVPLVRGGAPLEVLVAALPAAVAAFAAPMRWPWGRIGLTTAVITAAVLSLAADLVYRGPKSHAALWEFAEAPALLLLAARQIRQAPARQAAVGGFLAVLAFVLLPLRFLHADPPVKGEAAALVSALALFVAVGAGGLALYLRAQEDRRHRAVAQARRDQRLEVAGDLHDFVAHEITGIVLEVQAARVAEYDREQTAELLARLEDAGLRALDSMDRTVRTLRDPEGHAATDSARAPEALGDTGAADAGELPPTRLYGLADLAEMVERFGATGVRTALALDDTLTGTLPRATEDAVHRVVLEALTNIRRHAAGAGAVSVEVAGAPAGVGAGDGRGVAVTVTDDGGGRQAGPLGLPRHGGGTGLAALTARVEALGGTLEYGRHGAGWRVRAVLPMT, encoded by the coding sequence GTGACCAGGCCGCGCCTGGCGTGGTCCGCTGCCGGGGCGCTGTGCCTGCTCCTGCCGGTGCCGCTGGTCAGGGGCGGGGCACCGCTCGAAGTCCTGGTCGCGGCGCTGCCCGCGGCCGTGGCCGCGTTCGCCGCGCCGATGCGCTGGCCGTGGGGCCGGATCGGCCTCACCACCGCCGTGATCACCGCGGCCGTGCTGTCCCTCGCCGCCGACCTCGTCTACCGGGGGCCGAAGAGCCATGCGGCCCTGTGGGAGTTCGCCGAGGCCCCGGCGCTGCTCCTGCTGGCCGCGCGGCAGATCCGCCAGGCCCCGGCCCGGCAGGCCGCCGTGGGCGGATTCCTGGCGGTGCTGGCGTTCGTCCTGCTGCCGCTGCGGTTCCTGCACGCCGATCCGCCCGTGAAGGGCGAGGCGGCCGCCCTGGTGAGCGCGCTGGCCCTGTTCGTCGCGGTGGGCGCGGGCGGCCTCGCGCTGTACCTGCGGGCCCAGGAGGACCGCCGCCACCGCGCGGTGGCCCAGGCCCGCCGCGACCAGCGCCTCGAAGTCGCCGGCGACCTCCACGACTTCGTGGCGCACGAGATCACCGGCATCGTGCTGGAGGTGCAGGCCGCCCGGGTCGCCGAGTACGACCGGGAGCAGACGGCGGAGCTGCTGGCCCGGCTGGAGGACGCGGGCCTGCGCGCACTGGACTCGATGGACCGTACGGTACGGACGCTGCGCGACCCGGAGGGACACGCGGCGACCGATTCCGCGCGGGCTCCGGAGGCGCTCGGGGACACCGGCGCCGCCGACGCGGGCGAGCTTCCGCCGACCCGCCTGTACGGGCTCGCGGACCTGGCCGAGATGGTCGAACGCTTCGGCGCGACCGGCGTACGGACGGCGCTCGCCCTCGACGACACCCTGACCGGCACCCTGCCCCGCGCCACCGAGGACGCCGTACACCGGGTCGTACTGGAGGCGCTGACCAACATCCGGCGGCACGCGGCCGGTGCGGGAGCGGTGAGCGTGGAGGTCGCCGGCGCTCCCGCCGGTGTCGGGGCGGGGGACGGCCGGGGGGTGGCGGTGACGGTCACCGACGACGGCGGAGGCCGTCAGGCGGGGCCGCTGGGCCTGCCCCGGCACGGTGGCGGCACCGGTCTGGCCGCTCTCACCGCACGCGTCGAAGCGCTCGGCGGCACGCTGGAGTACGGGCGGCACGGGGCGGGCTGGCGGGTGCGTGCCGTGCTCCCGATGACCTGA
- a CDS encoding response regulator — protein MTIRVLIADDQEMVRRGLRRILESRPDIEVVGEAADGVAALEAARALRPDVALVDIRMPRMDGLEVTRRLAGAGSGPGTGPGTGTGSGAGTGPAGGDAEPLPKVRVVVVTTFDLDEYVYPALRHGACGFLLKRSGPALLIEAVRAAVAGDSLISPSITVRLLKHVTGSRPAAPRALEALTERETEIAGQVAAGLTNADIARELFISPGTVKTHVASIQRKLGVRNRVGIAVHAWEMGYAGREAPRW, from the coding sequence GTGACGATTCGGGTGCTGATCGCGGACGATCAGGAGATGGTCCGCCGTGGGCTGCGGCGGATACTGGAGAGCCGGCCGGACATCGAGGTGGTGGGCGAGGCGGCGGACGGCGTGGCGGCCCTGGAGGCGGCCCGCGCCCTGCGGCCCGACGTGGCCCTCGTGGACATCCGTATGCCGCGTATGGACGGCCTGGAGGTCACCCGCAGACTGGCCGGGGCGGGCTCCGGTCCGGGCACCGGCCCAGGTACCGGCACCGGCTCAGGTGCGGGCACCGGCCCGGCGGGCGGTGACGCCGAGCCGCTGCCCAAGGTCAGGGTCGTCGTCGTGACCACCTTCGACCTGGACGAATACGTGTACCCCGCGCTGCGGCACGGCGCCTGTGGCTTCCTGCTCAAGCGCTCGGGCCCGGCGCTGCTGATCGAAGCCGTGCGCGCGGCGGTCGCCGGGGACAGCCTGATCAGCCCCTCGATCACGGTCCGGCTGCTCAAGCACGTCACCGGTTCCCGGCCCGCCGCGCCCCGCGCCCTGGAGGCCCTGACCGAGCGCGAGACCGAGATCGCCGGGCAGGTGGCCGCCGGGCTGACCAACGCCGACATCGCCCGCGAACTCTTCATCTCGCCGGGCACGGTCAAGACCCACGTCGCCAGCATCCAGCGCAAGCTGGGCGTACGGAACCGGGTCGGCATCGCGGTGCACGCCTGGGAGATGGGGTACGCGGGGCGGGAGGCCCCGCGGTGGTGA
- a CDS encoding glycerophosphodiester phosphodiesterase, with protein MNQRSFRVVVATGCALLLAALVPASTGTANASSTVGRVTAPLAGAVKFPWFGGPVVVAHRGASQVAPENTLAAVDAAERQGFEWVENDVQQTRDGKLVVVHDATLARTTNVEQLFPQRSPWRVRDFTAAEIARLDAGSWFGKRFARERVPTLAEFLRRMEARDLRLLLEIKNPQQYPGIESRIIRELAGAGWLDRSHVRRRLVVQSFSATSVRTVHGLVPQVRTGFLGNPPVNSLASYSRYVDQINPQLSKVNAQYVSAVHRLHGVHGNRMEVFAWDVPPRNYHRIAAAYGFDGVIV; from the coding sequence ATGAACCAGAGATCGTTCCGTGTCGTGGTGGCCACCGGATGCGCGCTGCTGCTCGCGGCCCTGGTCCCGGCGAGTACGGGAACGGCGAACGCCAGTTCGACGGTGGGTCGGGTGACGGCTCCGCTGGCCGGTGCGGTGAAGTTCCCCTGGTTCGGCGGCCCGGTCGTCGTGGCGCACCGCGGCGCCTCCCAGGTGGCCCCGGAGAACACCCTCGCCGCGGTGGACGCCGCGGAGCGCCAGGGCTTCGAGTGGGTGGAGAACGACGTACAGCAGACCAGGGACGGGAAGCTCGTGGTGGTGCACGACGCCACGCTGGCCCGCACCACCAACGTCGAGCAGCTGTTCCCGCAGCGCTCGCCCTGGCGGGTGCGGGACTTCACGGCCGCCGAGATCGCGCGGCTGGACGCCGGGAGCTGGTTCGGCAAGCGCTTCGCGCGCGAACGGGTGCCCACGCTCGCGGAGTTCCTGCGCCGCATGGAGGCCCGCGACCTGCGGCTGCTGCTGGAGATCAAGAACCCGCAGCAGTATCCCGGCATCGAGTCCCGCATCATCAGGGAACTCGCGGGTGCGGGCTGGCTCGACCGCAGCCACGTACGCCGCAGGCTGGTCGTGCAGAGCTTCAGCGCGACCAGCGTGCGCACGGTGCACGGCCTCGTCCCCCAGGTGCGCACGGGCTTCCTCGGCAATCCGCCGGTCAACTCCCTCGCGTCGTACTCGCGTTACGTGGACCAGATCAACCCCCAGCTGTCCAAGGTGAACGCGCAGTACGTGTCCGCCGTCCACCGGCTGCACGGGGTGCACGGCAACCGGATGGAGGTCTTCGCCTGGGACGTGCCGCCGCGGAACTACCACCGGATCGCCGCCGCGTACGGCTTCGACGGGGTCATCGTCTAG
- a CDS encoding MBL fold metallo-hydrolase — translation MTTRPETPWRIGDIVVHRVDEVALPPETGAWLLPDATPGVVTDVPWLAPSFARPDGTLRAAVQTFALEIGGLRVLVDTGIGNGKTRANPAWHQLDTPYLDRLAAAGFPPESVDYVILTHLHADHVGWNTRLAPDGGWRPTFPRARYLTARAEYAYWSGVEMEESRRQMFRDSVEPVREHGQLDLIDVAGAGTEIVPGLTLVPAPGHTPGQSAVALRSRGQSALITGDCVHHPVQLAHPDLCSSVDIDPEEAVRTRRRLLDEVARTGALLLGSHFPAPTGGLVRRDGAGEGTYRLVAGEG, via the coding sequence ATGACCACCCGCCCCGAAACCCCCTGGCGCATCGGCGACATCGTCGTGCACCGCGTCGACGAGGTGGCGCTGCCGCCCGAGACCGGTGCCTGGCTGCTCCCCGACGCGACGCCGGGAGTCGTCACCGATGTGCCCTGGCTCGCGCCGTCGTTCGCGCGGCCCGACGGCACCCTCCGCGCCGCCGTGCAGACCTTCGCGCTGGAGATCGGCGGCCTGCGCGTCCTGGTCGACACCGGCATCGGCAACGGCAAGACGCGCGCCAACCCGGCCTGGCACCAGCTCGACACGCCCTACCTCGACCGGCTGGCCGCCGCCGGATTCCCGCCGGAGAGCGTCGACTACGTGATCCTCACGCACCTCCACGCGGACCACGTCGGCTGGAACACCCGCCTCGCCCCCGACGGCGGCTGGCGCCCGACGTTCCCCCGCGCCCGGTACCTCACCGCGCGCGCCGAGTACGCCTACTGGTCCGGCGTCGAAATGGAGGAGAGCCGCCGCCAGATGTTCCGCGACTCGGTCGAACCCGTACGGGAACACGGTCAGTTGGACCTGATCGATGTCGCCGGCGCCGGCACCGAGATCGTCCCGGGGCTCACCCTCGTCCCGGCTCCCGGCCACACGCCCGGACAGAGCGCGGTCGCCCTGCGCAGCCGGGGTCAGTCGGCCCTCATCACCGGCGACTGCGTGCACCACCCCGTGCAACTCGCCCACCCCGACCTGTGCAGCAGCGTGGACATCGACCCGGAGGAGGCCGTACGGACCCGCCGCCGTCTCCTCGACGAGGTGGCGCGCACCGGGGCCCTGCTGCTCGGCAGCCACTTCCCGGCGCCGACCGGCGGTCTGGTGCGGCGGGACGGTGCGGGGGAGGGGACGTACCGCCTGGTGGCCGGCGAGGGGTGA
- a CDS encoding amidase has product MSSLPTEPYRLSLTEAARLVADRSLSPVELTTSVLDRTEAVEPKLGAYVSVAREAALRSAAEAEREIAAGRLRGPLHGVPVALKDLIDVAGVPTTASSRVRADHVADADAAVTERLRAAGAVLTGKTHTHEFAYGLTTPQTRNAWSPEHVPGGSSGGSAAAVAAGTATFALGTDTGGSIRVPAALNHVVGLKPTYGLVPRHGVTSLSWSLDHVGPLTRTAADAALVLQALAGHDPRDPASLAHPREDYTRALGAPVAGLRVGVPVNYYFERVQPEVEAAVRTAVDALTALGATAVPVRVPMTEYVHAAQWGLMVPEATAYHQDMLRATPGLYADDVRVLLEAGEFVPATDYIRAQRTRTLMHQRWLALFDGTDGAEGAGGIDVIAAPAVPATAARAGQAEFTWADGSAESVSDAYVRLSAPANLTGFPALSVPVGRDGAGLPIGMQLIGRPLAEATLLRLAHAYESAHRPVPELAPL; this is encoded by the coding sequence ATGAGCAGCCTTCCCACCGAGCCGTACCGGCTCTCGCTGACCGAAGCGGCCCGCCTCGTCGCGGACCGCTCCCTGTCCCCCGTCGAACTCACCACCTCCGTCCTCGACCGGACCGAGGCCGTGGAGCCCAAGCTCGGCGCCTACGTGTCGGTGGCCCGCGAGGCCGCGCTGCGGTCCGCCGCCGAGGCCGAGCGGGAGATCGCCGCCGGGCGGCTCCGGGGACCGCTGCACGGCGTTCCGGTGGCGCTGAAGGACCTGATCGACGTCGCGGGCGTACCGACCACGGCCAGTTCCCGGGTACGGGCGGACCACGTAGCGGACGCGGACGCCGCCGTGACCGAGCGGCTGCGCGCGGCCGGCGCGGTGCTGACCGGCAAGACCCACACCCACGAGTTCGCGTACGGGCTGACCACCCCGCAGACCCGCAACGCCTGGTCGCCCGAGCACGTACCCGGCGGTTCCAGCGGCGGTTCCGCGGCCGCCGTCGCCGCCGGCACGGCCACCTTCGCCCTCGGTACGGACACCGGCGGCTCGATCCGCGTCCCCGCCGCCCTCAACCACGTCGTCGGCCTGAAGCCGACGTACGGCCTGGTCCCCCGGCACGGCGTGACGTCCCTGTCGTGGTCGCTGGACCACGTGGGCCCGCTCACCCGCACGGCGGCCGACGCGGCCCTGGTCCTCCAGGCCCTCGCCGGACACGACCCGCGCGACCCGGCGTCCCTCGCCCACCCGCGCGAGGACTACACCCGCGCCCTCGGCGCGCCGGTCGCCGGACTGCGCGTCGGCGTCCCCGTCAACTACTACTTCGAGCGCGTACAGCCCGAGGTCGAGGCCGCGGTCCGCACCGCCGTCGACGCGCTCACCGCGCTCGGCGCCACCGCCGTGCCCGTGCGCGTCCCGATGACGGAGTACGTGCACGCCGCCCAGTGGGGCCTGATGGTCCCGGAGGCCACGGCGTACCACCAGGACATGCTGCGGGCCACGCCCGGGCTGTACGCCGACGACGTACGCGTCCTGCTGGAGGCGGGCGAGTTCGTCCCGGCGACCGACTACATCCGCGCCCAGCGCACCCGGACGCTCATGCACCAGCGGTGGCTGGCGCTCTTCGACGGGACCGACGGCGCGGAGGGCGCCGGCGGTATCGACGTGATCGCCGCGCCGGCCGTCCCGGCCACCGCCGCCCGCGCCGGGCAGGCGGAGTTCACCTGGGCCGACGGCTCGGCCGAGTCGGTCTCCGACGCGTACGTACGGCTCTCCGCACCCGCCAACCTCACCGGCTTCCCGGCGCTGTCCGTGCCCGTCGGCCGCGACGGCGCGGGGCTGCCCATCGGCATGCAGCTGATCGGCCGTCCGCTGGCCGAAGCCACCCTGCTCCGGCTGGCTCACGCCTACGAGAGCGCCCACCGGCCGGTGCCGGAACTCGCGCCGCTGTAA